In Clostridium sp., one DNA window encodes the following:
- a CDS encoding DUF4179 domain-containing protein, translating into MKDIYEFLNYVEIDLKEYDKTDLNDIDKKKIKKRLHRYTEKNIYNLKKFVKNACISFAVLFLACIIIFNVKPTFAREIPLLGNIIKNFEDRDNGEFDTYTSVINKSIEKNGIKVTLNEVAIDDNRFIIAATFKTGYKFYEKSFPTVNPTITVNGKWLNGSGGKDSKIVNNAAYTTYTTVDTIDIPDNMNIPDNMHVKISYADFNAVSPDSKKSRVIKGPWDFNFTVSKKKIMNSTKIVKINKRIKWYNIDTEIKQINVTPLSTKILFDYTYNISPNRKYTNPLDFIITDNRGNYLRWKGSELMPNKNTVNYADKDDMSFELFSGMPKDSKKMYITPYYATHNPRYLEPLKVTGNFPIVLKQDEDNRLIVYGITRRDGKVYAKYRCEGNLGLDIQLGRLYLYDSNKKMLDDEDSGGDYKNVSSNRDIITKVFKDRDKGEIYVGTTDMSDIKLLEDSKFTIDLDNN; encoded by the coding sequence ATGAAGGATATATACGAGTTCCTCAATTATGTAGAAATTGATTTAAAAGAATATGATAAAACTGATTTGAATGATATAGATAAAAAAAAGATAAAAAAGAGATTACATCGTTATACTGAAAAAAATATATATAATTTGAAAAAATTTGTGAAAAATGCATGCATATCTTTTGCAGTATTGTTTTTAGCATGTATAATAATATTTAATGTGAAGCCTACTTTTGCCAGAGAAATACCTCTGTTGGGAAATATAATAAAGAATTTTGAAGATAGAGATAATGGTGAATTCGACACTTATACATCTGTAATAAATAAATCAATAGAAAAAAACGGTATTAAAGTTACTTTAAACGAGGTTGCCATTGATGATAATAGATTTATAATTGCTGCAACATTTAAAACCGGATATAAATTTTACGAAAAATCTTTTCCTACAGTGAATCCTACCATAACCGTTAATGGAAAATGGTTAAATGGAAGTGGTGGAAAGGACAGTAAAATTGTTAATAATGCTGCTTATACTACCTATACGACTGTAGATACTATAGATATACCGGACAATATGAATATACCGGACAATATGCATGTAAAAATATCCTATGCAGATTTTAATGCCGTTTCGCCAGATTCAAAAAAAAGTAGAGTAATAAAGGGACCATGGGATTTTAATTTTACTGTATCAAAGAAAAAAATTATGAACAGTACAAAAATTGTTAAAATAAATAAACGTATCAAATGGTATAATATAGATACGGAAATCAAACAGATTAATGTAACACCACTCAGTACAAAAATTCTATTTGACTACACTTATAATATTTCACCCAATCGCAAGTATACTAATCCACTGGATTTTATAATTACGGATAATAGAGGAAATTATCTTAGATGGAAAGGTTCAGAGTTAATGCCCAATAAAAATACTGTAAACTATGCTGATAAAGATGATATGAGTTTTGAACTGTTTTCTGGAATGCCTAAAGATTCAAAGAAAATGTATATAACTCCATATTATGCAACTCACAATCCAAGGTATCTGGAGCCATTAAAAGTTACTGGAAATTTTCCTATTGTATTAAAACAGGATGAGGACAACAGATTGATTGTATATGGTATAACCAGGAGAGATGGAAAGGTATATGCAAAGTACAGATGTGAAGGAAATTTGGGATTGGACATACAACTTGGCAGATTGTATTTATATGATAGCAATAAAAAAATGCTGGATGATGAAGATTCAGGAGGAGATTATAAAAATGTATCCAGTAACAGGGATATAATTACGAAAGTATTTAAGGATAGAGATAAGGGCGAAATATATGTTGGAACGACTGATATGAGTGATATAAAATTACTTGAAGATAGTAAATTCACAATTGATCTGGATAATAATTGA
- a CDS encoding CAP domain-containing protein produces MSKRINLIIAALVIAGTLPAFTPNTAKAAGTACPTSVNQQNLLKDILNKYPQLKNCKITNSKNTTTQNSGSNTSTQPKSNANTAGNSGQASSISAEANEVIRLVNVERNKNGLASLKANAELSKVASVKAQDMIDKNYFSHTSPTYGSPFDMMQKFGIKYTAAGENIAYGQKTPAEVMNGWMNSSGHRANILNSNFTEIGVGVAKDKNGTPYWVQMFINPGK; encoded by the coding sequence ATGAGTAAACGAATCAATTTGATAATTGCAGCATTGGTTATAGCAGGAACTTTGCCGGCTTTTACACCTAATACAGCAAAAGCAGCAGGAACAGCCTGCCCTACTTCAGTAAATCAGCAAAATCTGTTAAAAGACATTCTAAATAAATATCCTCAACTGAAAAATTGTAAAATTACTAATTCAAAAAATACAACTACCCAAAATTCAGGTTCAAACACTTCTACGCAGCCTAAAAGCAATGCAAATACAGCAGGAAATAGTGGACAAGCCTCCTCTATAAGTGCAGAAGCAAATGAAGTAATCAGGTTAGTGAACGTTGAAAGAAATAAAAATGGACTAGCGTCTCTCAAGGCTAACGCTGAATTATCCAAAGTAGCATCAGTTAAAGCCCAGGACATGATTGACAAAAACTATTTCAGTCATACTTCACCTACATACGGATCTCCTTTTGACATGATGCAAAAATTCGGTATAAAGTATACAGCTGCAGGTGAAAATATTGCATATGGCCAGAAAACTCCTGCAGAAGTAATGAATGGATGGATGAATTCTTCAGGACACAGGGCAAATATATTGAATTCCAATTTTACTGAAATTGGAGTCGGAGTTGCCAAGGACAAAAATGGGACTCCATACTGGGTTCAGATGTTTATAAACCCTGGAAAATAA
- a CDS encoding aldo/keto reductase, whose amino-acid sequence MQNKVAEIKLNDGLKIPAVGFGTYKLNGLYGVDAIKDAIDIGYRLIDSAFNYENEGAVGEAVKQSSVSRDKLLITSKLPGRHHSYGEAIETVQESLLRAQLDYYDLYLIHWPNPRIDLYVEAWQALIESKKRGLIRSIGVCNFLPEHIGKLIEETGVTPSVNQIELHPYFNQENQRKWNREHNIVTESWSPLGRSNGLLKEERICEIARAHNKTASQVVLRWHVQLGAVPIPKAVSKQHQVENLNIFDFELSEREMESICELTRESGRNKNQDPAVYEEL is encoded by the coding sequence ATGCAGAACAAGGTTGCTGAAATTAAATTGAACGATGGACTTAAAATACCGGCTGTTGGATTTGGAACCTATAAGTTAAATGGACTGTATGGAGTGGATGCCATAAAAGATGCAATTGATATTGGATACAGACTGATTGATTCTGCATTCAACTATGAAAATGAAGGGGCAGTTGGAGAAGCTGTTAAACAAAGTTCCGTATCGAGAGATAAACTTTTGATTACTTCAAAATTGCCAGGCCGTCACCATTCATATGGAGAGGCAATTGAAACTGTTCAGGAATCACTGTTAAGGGCACAGCTTGATTATTATGATCTGTACTTGATTCATTGGCCGAATCCGAGAATTGATTTATATGTTGAAGCGTGGCAGGCATTGATAGAATCCAAAAAGCGGGGGCTGATAAGGTCCATAGGAGTCTGCAATTTTCTTCCTGAGCACATAGGCAAACTGATAGAAGAAACAGGTGTAACACCCAGTGTAAACCAGATTGAGCTCCACCCGTATTTCAACCAGGAAAATCAGCGCAAGTGGAATAGGGAACACAATATTGTAACGGAATCATGGAGTCCTCTCGGGAGGTCGAATGGCTTACTTAAAGAGGAAAGAATTTGTGAAATAGCAAGGGCGCATAATAAAACAGCTTCACAGGTGGTCTTACGCTGGCATGTGCAGCTTGGAGCGGTTCCAATCCCCAAAGCTGTATCAAAGCAGCATCAGGTTGAGAATCTGAATATATTTGATTTTGAATTGTCCGAGAGAGAAATGGAGAGCATTTGTGAATTGACACGTGAATCGGGAAGAAATAAAAATCAGGACCCGGCAGTATATGAAGAACTCTAA
- a CDS encoding ferritin family protein has protein sequence MANNNFNAAEMLKVAILMEDEGYKFYTNGANYTKGKIKQFLISAAGQEFVHKEKFRKLFDEVSNKKDTDSDYLFDEEVTAHLKNLIENKVFNQKEQPEDAFADLKTAIEHAVKTEELTVDVYSQLYKGISKKEVKDILSLIIEEEKGHAAYFSKLLKEIV, from the coding sequence ATGGCCAACAATAATTTTAATGCAGCTGAGATGCTTAAAGTTGCAATACTTATGGAAGATGAAGGATATAAATTTTATACAAATGGTGCAAATTATACTAAAGGTAAGATTAAGCAATTTTTAATATCTGCAGCAGGACAGGAATTTGTTCACAAGGAAAAGTTCAGAAAGCTTTTTGATGAAGTGTCAAATAAAAAAGATACTGATTCCGACTATCTTTTTGACGAAGAAGTAACTGCACATCTCAAAAATTTAATCGAAAATAAAGTCTTTAATCAAAAAGAGCAGCCTGAAGATGCATTTGCAGATTTGAAAACTGCAATAGAGCATGCAGTAAAGACAGAAGAACTTACAGTCGATGTTTATTCTCAATTATATAAGGGTATTTCCAAAAAAGAAGTTAAAGACATTTTGTCGCTCATAATAGAAGAAGAAAAAGGACATGCTGCATATTTTTCAAAACTGCTCAAAGAAATAGTGTAG
- a CDS encoding alpha/beta hydrolase family protein, producing MQKSVEIKNTEGKMLRGMLHTPEKITGKVPVVCIFHGFTGHKMGPHFIFVKLSRMLADRGIASVRFDFAGSGESDGDFIDMTVSRELDDAKTVLEYVKSLKFIDTGKIGVLGLSLGGAVSSMLAGDCRDDVSCLCLWAPAGNIREIVINGKMEDDIIEMRKQGFWDVEGLSLGTGFLDDLKDLDILEKASPYDKNVMLIHGDNDETVPFDVSEKYLEIYGIKAVLHAVQGADHTFNKKSWEEEVLDYSIGFLEGELK from the coding sequence ATGCAAAAATCAGTCGAGATTAAAAATACGGAAGGCAAGATGCTTAGGGGAATGCTTCATACACCTGAGAAGATTACCGGGAAGGTTCCTGTAGTTTGCATTTTTCACGGATTTACGGGACATAAGATGGGACCGCATTTTATATTTGTAAAGTTGTCCAGGATGCTGGCGGACAGGGGAATAGCCAGTGTGAGATTTGATTTTGCCGGAAGCGGGGAAAGTGATGGAGATTTTATTGATATGACTGTTTCCAGGGAGCTTGATGATGCAAAAACTGTTCTTGAATATGTAAAATCACTGAAGTTTATTGATACAGGTAAAATAGGAGTTTTAGGTCTCAGCCTTGGAGGGGCGGTTTCAAGCATGCTTGCAGGAGACTGCAGGGATGATGTAAGCTGTCTCTGTCTGTGGGCGCCTGCTGGGAACATAAGAGAAATTGTTATAAATGGCAAAATGGAAGATGATATAATTGAAATGCGCAAACAGGGTTTTTGGGATGTGGAAGGACTGTCTCTGGGTACAGGATTTTTGGATGATCTCAAGGATCTGGATATTTTGGAAAAGGCATCTCCTTATGATAAAAATGTCATGCTTATACATGGTGATAATGATGAAACTGTCCCATTTGACGTATCGGAAAAATATCTTGAAATTTATGGGATAAAGGCTGTTTTACATGCTGTTCAGGGAGCAGATCATACATTCAATAAGAAGAGCTGGGAGGAAGAAGTGCTTGACTATAGCATAGGATTTCTGGAGGGAGAATTGAAATAA
- a CDS encoding 2Fe-2S ferredoxin, whose amino-acid sequence MVNPKYHIFVCTSCRINGKQQGACYSKNSVDIVGKFMEEIDDRELDGEVLVTNTGCFSLCDRGPIVVVYPDGVWYGGVTPDDVEEIMDKHIEGGEIVKRLQI is encoded by the coding sequence ATGGTTAATCCCAAGTATCATATTTTTGTCTGTACAAGCTGCAGAATTAATGGAAAACAGCAGGGTGCATGTTATTCCAAAAATTCTGTGGACATAGTGGGGAAGTTTATGGAGGAAATAGATGACAGGGAACTGGATGGAGAAGTACTGGTAACCAATACTGGATGCTTTTCACTTTGTGACAGGGGCCCGATTGTAGTTGTGTATCCAGATGGAGTATGGTATGGTGGAGTTACTCCAGATGATGTTGAAGAAATTATGGACAAGCATATTGAAGGCGGCGAAATAGTAAAGAGACTTCAAATATGA
- a CDS encoding HDIG domain-containing metalloprotein: MKNSKIFDKLYFNIERHLLEDSQPSFYLEQICNDSSFDKYPFDMLYKLKITEQSPKYHPEGNVWNHTMLVVDEAANVKIKSRDQRVFMWAALLHDIGKSSTTRNRKGKITSYDHDKVGARLVNEFLSCFTDDIIFIDKVSWLVRYHMNILFVTKNLPFADIDGMKQHTDVMEVALLGFCDRMGRLNSSRQEEWKNIMQFLKNIARGE; this comes from the coding sequence ATGAAGAACTCTAAGATATTTGATAAATTGTATTTTAATATTGAGCGCCATTTATTGGAGGATTCCCAACCATCCTTTTATTTAGAACAAATATGCAATGATTCATCCTTTGATAAATATCCATTTGACATGCTGTATAAATTGAAAATTACAGAGCAGTCTCCTAAATATCATCCTGAAGGAAACGTGTGGAACCATACTATGCTTGTGGTGGATGAAGCAGCAAATGTCAAAATAAAAAGTAGAGACCAAAGGGTGTTTATGTGGGCGGCACTTCTTCATGACATAGGGAAATCTTCCACCACGAGGAACAGAAAGGGGAAAATAACTTCATATGACCACGACAAGGTTGGTGCCAGGCTGGTCAATGAATTTCTGTCGTGTTTTACAGATGATATAATTTTCATTGACAAGGTCTCCTGGCTAGTAAGATATCATATGAATATACTCTTTGTAACAAAAAATTTGCCCTTTGCAGATATAGATGGAATGAAACAGCATACGGATGTCATGGAAGTGGCCCTGCTTGGCTTTTGTGACAGGATGGGAAGATTGAACAGCAGCAGGCAGGAAGAATGGAAAAATATAATGCAGTTTCTTAAAAATATAGCTAGGGGGGAATGA
- a CDS encoding cysteine hydrolase family protein: MKRILLVVDYQNDFVKGSLGFDKAVELEDRIAEKIEQYKNNGYEVVFTFDTHGEDYLSTQEGKNLPVRHCIKNTEGWNLYGKIYHMFDDDTKGFEKVTFGSMELANYLSKGGFQSVELVGVVSNICVISNAVLAKAALPEAEIIVDALCTASNDESLNEKALDVMSGMQIKVINR; encoded by the coding sequence ATGAAAAGGATATTGCTTGTAGTGGACTATCAAAATGACTTTGTGAAGGGAAGTCTTGGATTTGACAAGGCAGTTGAACTGGAGGACAGAATTGCAGAAAAAATTGAGCAGTACAAAAACAATGGGTATGAAGTAGTATTTACATTCGATACTCATGGTGAGGATTATCTGAGTACTCAGGAAGGGAAAAATCTACCTGTAAGGCATTGTATAAAGAATACAGAAGGATGGAATCTGTACGGAAAAATTTATCACATGTTTGATGATGATACAAAAGGTTTCGAAAAGGTAACCTTTGGATCAATGGAACTGGCAAATTATCTGTCAAAAGGTGGATTTCAAAGTGTTGAATTGGTAGGTGTGGTATCCAATATCTGTGTAATATCAAATGCTGTTTTGGCAAAGGCTGCACTTCCGGAAGCAGAGATCATAGTAGATGCACTCTGCACTGCAAGCAATGACGAGAGCTTGAATGAAAAGGCCCTGGATGTCATGAGCGGAATGCAGATAAAAGTAATAAACAGATAA
- a CDS encoding sigma-70 family RNA polymerase sigma factor: MKINKDNVISQLKKRNPRALDFVVDTYGGLIHSIVKKILFNFENNGGVEECINDILLAVWNNIDKYNGNSSFKSWIAAISKYKSIDYQRKLIKELKNENIDKMEIKSMNTVDEDILQKENYNEIMKLLSNLKPQDREIFILKYFNNETSGHIAEKLNVNREVVNNRLSRGRKKLRKIIFREVDKL; the protein is encoded by the coding sequence GTGAAAATTAATAAAGACAATGTAATTTCGCAACTCAAAAAGAGAAATCCAAGAGCATTGGATTTTGTTGTAGATACTTATGGCGGACTTATACATTCCATAGTGAAAAAAATACTGTTTAATTTCGAAAATAATGGTGGTGTGGAAGAATGTATAAATGATATTTTGCTGGCGGTTTGGAATAATATAGATAAGTATAATGGAAACAGTAGTTTCAAGAGCTGGATAGCTGCAATATCAAAATACAAATCAATAGACTATCAGAGAAAATTAATTAAAGAGTTGAAAAATGAAAATATAGATAAAATGGAAATAAAAAGCATGAACACCGTAGATGAAGATATTTTGCAAAAAGAAAATTATAATGAAATAATGAAATTATTATCCAACTTAAAACCACAGGACAGGGAAATATTTATTCTCAAGTATTTTAATAATGAAACTTCTGGGCATATAGCAGAAAAATTAAATGTTAATAGAGAAGTTGTAAATAATAGACTTAGTAGAGGTAGAAAAAAGCTGAGAAAAATTATTTTCAGGGAGGTTGACAAATTATGA